One Halostella limicola genomic window carries:
- a CDS encoding NfeD family protein — MASTLLQLAGDVLSLPFLLTVSGLLLVILEAFAPGAHFIVVGVALLVAGLVGLALGGFATPLVLAGLVFGVGAVTLYVYREFDFYGGKESGRTSDSDSLAGAVGRVTERITASGGEVKLEDGGFNPYFRARSVDGEIAEGEEVIVVDPGGGNVVTVQSLDTDHRDEIDRELARERSDPGERTDGASETDDAVETDTERESTG, encoded by the coding sequence ATGGCCTCGACGCTACTGCAGCTCGCGGGTGACGTGCTCAGTCTCCCGTTCCTGCTTACTGTCAGCGGGTTACTTCTCGTCATCCTCGAGGCGTTCGCCCCGGGCGCGCACTTCATCGTCGTCGGCGTCGCCCTGCTCGTCGCGGGGCTCGTCGGCCTCGCTCTCGGCGGGTTCGCCACTCCCCTCGTGCTCGCCGGCCTCGTGTTCGGCGTCGGCGCGGTGACGCTGTACGTCTACCGCGAGTTCGACTTCTACGGCGGCAAGGAGTCCGGACGCACGAGCGACTCCGACTCGCTCGCGGGCGCAGTCGGCCGCGTCACCGAGCGCATCACCGCGTCGGGCGGCGAGGTGAAGCTCGAAGACGGCGGCTTCAACCCCTACTTCCGCGCCCGGAGCGTCGACGGCGAGATCGCCGAGGGCGAGGAGGTGATCGTCGTCGACCCCGGCGGCGGCAACGTCGTCACGGTCCAGTCGTTAGACACCGACCACCGCGACGAGATCGACAGGGAACTCGCGCGCGAGCGCTCCGACCCCGGCGAGCGGACCGACGGCGCGTCGGAGACCGACGACGCGGTCGAAACCGACACCGAGCGAGAAAGCACCGGATAA
- a CDS encoding DUF7312 domain-containing protein has translation MPADSARDVPDNPEDADDGWKFELDEVDEEGMVDDRDPIEPGSPTMENALFVLLGALVTVGIIVRVMMTLGA, from the coding sequence ATGCCCGCTGACTCCGCTCGCGACGTCCCCGACAACCCCGAGGACGCCGACGACGGCTGGAAGTTCGAGCTCGACGAGGTCGACGAGGAGGGGATGGTCGACGACCGCGACCCCATCGAACCCGGGTCGCCCACGATGGAGAACGCGCTGTTCGTCCTGCTCGGCGCGCTCGTCACCGTGGGCATCATCGTTCGCGTGATGATGACGCTCGGCGCGTGA
- the pyk gene encoding pyruvate kinase encodes MRNAKIVCTLGPASDSREAIRDLADAGMTVARLNASHGSREHRADLIDRVRQVDNETEDPLAVMMDLQGPEIRTAPLEESIHLEEGSEVRFVEGETATPEEVGLSLPVEGVSEGDRILLDDGRIQTTVLRTEGDAVVAHVEDGGDLAGRKGVNIPGVDLNLDVVTENDRKDLELAAEKGADFVAASFVRDADDVFEVNEVLEEFDADIPIIAKIERAGAVENLDEIIDAAYGVMVARGDLGVECPMEDVPMIQKRIIRKCRNAGVPVITATEMLDSMVHERRPTRAEASDVANAVIDGTDGVMLSGETAIGDHPVRVVEAMDRIIRQVERSEEYAELREQRVPTADDARTDALARSARYLARDLGASAIVAASESGYTALKTAKFRPGVPVVASTPNDRVRRQLALSWGVNAQYAPFTDEGADAVVENAVGAALDAGVAESGDTVVVLSGMMTELEGASTTNMLKVHVAAETLATGRSVVGGRVVGPVAQSSDGDLSDVEEGAILALDESFDDEFEGDASKLAGIVDAAPGMTGYPAMVARELGIPMISDARLDAVDGTVVTLDAERGVVYEGDVESAQADRPR; translated from the coding sequence ATGAGAAACGCGAAGATCGTTTGCACCCTGGGGCCGGCGTCGGACTCCCGGGAGGCGATCCGGGACCTGGCGGACGCCGGTATGACGGTCGCGAGGCTGAACGCGAGCCACGGCTCGCGCGAGCACCGCGCCGACCTCATCGACCGCGTCCGACAGGTGGACAACGAGACGGAGGACCCCCTCGCGGTGATGATGGACCTGCAGGGGCCCGAGATCCGGACCGCGCCGCTCGAGGAGTCGATCCACCTCGAAGAGGGGAGCGAGGTCCGTTTCGTCGAGGGGGAGACGGCGACGCCGGAGGAGGTCGGCCTCTCCCTGCCCGTCGAGGGCGTCTCGGAGGGCGACCGGATACTGCTCGACGACGGGCGCATCCAGACGACCGTCCTGCGCACCGAGGGCGACGCCGTGGTCGCGCACGTCGAGGACGGCGGCGACCTGGCCGGGCGCAAGGGCGTGAACATCCCCGGCGTGGACCTGAACCTCGACGTCGTCACGGAGAACGACCGCAAGGACCTCGAACTCGCTGCCGAGAAGGGGGCCGACTTCGTCGCCGCCTCGTTCGTCCGCGACGCCGACGACGTGTTCGAGGTCAACGAGGTGCTGGAGGAGTTCGACGCCGACATCCCGATCATCGCGAAGATCGAGCGGGCGGGCGCCGTGGAGAACCTCGACGAGATCATCGACGCCGCCTACGGGGTCATGGTCGCGCGCGGCGACCTCGGCGTCGAGTGCCCGATGGAGGACGTGCCGATGATCCAGAAGCGGATCATCCGGAAGTGCCGGAACGCAGGCGTGCCCGTGATCACGGCGACGGAGATGCTCGACTCGATGGTCCACGAGCGCCGGCCGACCCGCGCCGAGGCCTCCGACGTGGCCAACGCGGTCATCGACGGCACCGACGGCGTGATGCTCTCCGGCGAGACGGCCATCGGCGACCACCCCGTCCGCGTCGTCGAGGCGATGGACCGCATCATCCGGCAGGTCGAGCGCAGCGAGGAGTACGCGGAGCTCCGCGAGCAGCGCGTCCCGACGGCCGACGACGCCCGGACCGACGCGCTCGCCCGGTCGGCGCGCTACCTCGCCCGCGACCTCGGCGCGAGCGCCATCGTGGCGGCCAGCGAGTCCGGGTACACCGCCCTGAAGACCGCGAAGTTCCGCCCGGGCGTCCCGGTGGTCGCGTCGACGCCGAACGACCGCGTCCGCCGGCAACTGGCGCTGTCGTGGGGCGTCAACGCGCAGTACGCCCCCTTCACCGACGAGGGCGCCGACGCGGTCGTCGAGAACGCGGTCGGAGCCGCGCTCGACGCCGGCGTCGCCGAGAGCGGCGACACGGTCGTCGTGCTCTCCGGGATGATGACGGAACTGGAGGGCGCGAGCACGACGAACATGCTGAAGGTCCACGTCGCCGCGGAGACGCTGGCGACCGGTCGGAGCGTCGTCGGCGGCCGCGTCGTCGGACCGGTGGCCCAGAGCAGCGACGGCGACCTCTCGGACGTCGAGGAGGGCGCGATCCTGGCGCTCGACGAGTCGTTCGACGACGAGTTCGAGGGTGACGCCTCGAAGCTCGCGGGCATCGTCGACGCCGCGCCCGGGATGACCGGCTACCCCGCGATGGTCGCGCGCGAGCTCGGCATCCCGATGATCAGCGACGCCCGACTCGACGCGGTGGACGGGACCGTCGTCACGCTCGACGCCGAACGCGGCGTCGTCTACGAGGGCGACGTGGAGTCGGCGCAGGCGGACCGCCCGCGCTGA
- a CDS encoding GYD domain-containing protein gives MPDYAALVNVGEQNFQNAQELAVLWQEIEGEIEEHESELMESYAILGEYDFLVTFEATDRDAAYQTALALQRHGLEAQTMPIEPTENFADLVDDI, from the coding sequence ATGCCAGACTACGCAGCCCTCGTGAACGTCGGCGAGCAGAACTTCCAGAACGCGCAGGAACTGGCCGTGCTGTGGCAGGAGATCGAAGGCGAGATCGAGGAGCACGAGTCCGAGTTGATGGAGTCGTACGCGATACTGGGCGAGTACGACTTCCTCGTCACGTTCGAAGCCACGGACCGCGACGCCGCGTACCAGACCGCGCTCGCCCTGCAGCGTCACGGCCTCGAGGCCCAGACGATGCCGATCGAACCGACCGAGAACTTCGCGGATCTGGTCGACGACATCTGA
- the metG gene encoding methionine--tRNA ligase has protein sequence MSHEDFPTDDPAVVTCGLPYANGDLHIGHLRTYVGGDVFSRALETLGQETAFVSGSDMHGTPIVVQAEQEGVDPEEFALDWHEQYEETFPEFAVDFDNYGHTHDETNTELTLEIVQKLEEEGYVYEKEIKVAWDPADDQPLPDRYVEGTCPYCGEQARGDECDEGCGRHLEPGEIEDPVSTITGNPAEYRDRTHKFFRVSELSDYLTEFLDRLEGTSNAQNQPREWIESGLQDWCITRDLDWGIDYPGEDDLVLYVWVDAPIEYVASTKQYSERVGADAYDWEDPWKGDGEIVHIIGRDIIQHHTIFWPAMLRVAEYNEPRAVMASGFMTLNGQGFSTSRNRAVWAREYLDEGFHEDLLRYYLATNGGFQQDVDFSWEKFQERVNGELVGTVGNFLYRSMLFAYRNYGGTPDADASDDVLERIREAVDEFREALNDYSPRKASEAAVDLSRFGNEYIQRNEPWKLVDEDPDDAAQVIRDCVQIAKAVAVLMQPFTPGKAQRLWEQLGEDGEVGDATVEDALEAPPSDFEEPEELFEQIEDERVEELNEKLEARVEEATESDEGADEEDEPEMTDDDADAEIEPLADDRISFEEFQSIDMRVGRIESAEGIEGADELVRLEVDVGAETRQIVAGLKQLHDVDDLPGTKVVVLVNLEKAELFGVESNGMVLAAGEQADLLTTHEDAEPGTKIR, from the coding sequence ATGAGCCACGAGGACTTTCCCACGGACGACCCCGCGGTGGTGACGTGCGGCCTGCCGTACGCGAACGGCGACCTGCACATCGGCCACCTGCGGACTTACGTCGGGGGCGACGTGTTCTCACGCGCCCTGGAGACGCTCGGTCAGGAGACCGCGTTCGTCAGCGGCTCCGACATGCACGGCACCCCCATCGTCGTGCAGGCCGAGCAGGAGGGCGTCGACCCCGAGGAGTTCGCGCTCGACTGGCACGAGCAGTACGAGGAGACGTTCCCCGAGTTCGCCGTAGACTTCGACAACTACGGCCACACTCACGACGAGACGAACACGGAGCTGACCCTCGAAATCGTCCAGAAGCTGGAGGAGGAGGGGTACGTCTACGAGAAGGAGATCAAGGTCGCCTGGGACCCCGCGGACGACCAGCCCCTGCCCGACCGCTACGTCGAGGGGACCTGCCCCTACTGCGGCGAGCAGGCCCGCGGCGACGAGTGCGACGAGGGCTGCGGGCGCCACCTCGAACCCGGCGAGATAGAGGACCCCGTCAGCACCATCACGGGCAACCCCGCGGAGTACCGCGACCGGACGCACAAGTTCTTCCGCGTCTCCGAACTGTCTGACTACCTCACCGAGTTCCTCGACCGCCTCGAAGGCACGTCGAACGCGCAGAACCAGCCCCGCGAGTGGATCGAGTCCGGCCTGCAGGACTGGTGTATCACCCGCGACCTGGACTGGGGGATCGACTACCCCGGCGAGGACGACCTCGTCCTGTACGTCTGGGTCGACGCGCCCATCGAGTACGTCGCCTCGACGAAGCAGTACTCCGAGCGCGTCGGCGCGGACGCCTACGACTGGGAGGACCCGTGGAAGGGCGACGGCGAGATCGTCCACATCATCGGCCGGGACATCATCCAGCACCACACCATCTTCTGGCCCGCGATGCTCCGCGTCGCGGAGTACAACGAGCCCCGCGCCGTCATGGCCAGCGGGTTCATGACGCTCAACGGGCAGGGCTTCTCCACCTCGCGGAACCGCGCGGTGTGGGCCCGCGAGTACCTCGACGAGGGGTTCCACGAGGACCTCCTGCGGTACTACCTCGCCACGAACGGCGGGTTCCAGCAGGACGTGGACTTCTCGTGGGAGAAGTTTCAGGAGCGCGTCAACGGCGAGCTCGTCGGCACCGTCGGCAACTTCCTCTACCGGAGCATGCTGTTCGCCTACCGGAACTACGGGGGGACGCCGGACGCGGACGCCTCCGACGACGTTCTGGAGCGGATCCGCGAGGCCGTCGACGAGTTCCGCGAGGCCCTCAACGACTACTCGCCGCGGAAGGCCAGCGAGGCCGCCGTCGACCTCTCGCGCTTCGGCAACGAGTACATCCAGCGCAACGAGCCCTGGAAGCTGGTCGACGAGGACCCCGACGACGCCGCGCAGGTCATCCGCGACTGCGTCCAGATCGCCAAAGCCGTCGCCGTGCTGATGCAGCCGTTCACCCCCGGGAAGGCCCAGCGCCTCTGGGAGCAGCTCGGCGAGGACGGCGAGGTCGGCGACGCCACGGTCGAGGACGCCCTCGAAGCGCCGCCCAGCGACTTCGAAGAGCCAGAGGAGCTGTTCGAGCAGATCGAGGACGAGCGCGTCGAGGAGCTCAACGAGAAGCTCGAAGCCCGCGTCGAGGAAGCGACCGAAAGCGACGAGGGGGCTGACGAGGAAGACGAACCCGAGATGACCGACGACGACGCGGACGCAGAGATCGAACCGCTCGCCGACGACCGCATCAGCTTTGAGGAGTTCCAGTCGATCGACATGCGCGTCGGCCGCATCGAGAGCGCCGAGGGCATCGAGGGGGCCGACGAACTCGTCCGGCTGGAGGTCGACGTCGGCGCCGAGACCCGCCAGATCGTCGCCGGGCTGAAACAGCTCCACGACGTGGACGACCTGCCGGGCACGAAGGTGGTCGTCCTCGTCAACCTCGAGAAGGCCGAGCTGTTCGGCGTCGAGAGCAACGGCATGGTGCTCGCCGCGGGCGAGCAGGCCGATCTGCTCACCACTCACGAGGACGCGGAACCGGGGACGAAGATCCGGTAG
- a CDS encoding YqaA family protein, protein MATVLPLQAFPLDAVVQLFGPDFSAFETTVRTATGVSGLLLILVYSFLIAFALPLPSEVVLIPGYAGMGFALPDAVEFSLVILVSGVGKAAGSVLAFHLGQEAKRAGPVIRFLRRSRFEVVEWSEKSAVELARKYGYAGLALALCVPGFPDTISIYAFAVLERDYYRFAAATFAGSVGRLLVTMGLASGTVAAFGL, encoded by the coding sequence ATCGCGACGGTCCTCCCCCTCCAGGCGTTCCCCCTCGACGCCGTCGTACAGCTGTTCGGCCCGGACTTCAGCGCGTTCGAGACCACGGTCCGGACCGCGACCGGAGTGAGCGGACTGCTGTTGATCCTCGTCTACTCCTTTCTCATCGCGTTCGCCCTGCCGCTGCCGAGCGAGGTAGTACTCATCCCGGGCTACGCGGGCATGGGCTTCGCCCTGCCGGACGCGGTCGAGTTCTCGCTGGTCATCCTCGTGAGCGGCGTCGGTAAGGCGGCCGGGAGCGTGCTGGCGTTTCACCTCGGCCAGGAGGCGAAACGCGCCGGCCCCGTGATCCGGTTCCTGCGTCGGTCCCGGTTCGAAGTCGTCGAGTGGTCCGAGAAAAGCGCCGTCGAACTCGCCCGCAAGTACGGCTACGCCGGTCTCGCGCTCGCCCTCTGCGTCCCCGGCTTCCCCGACACCATCTCCATCTACGCCTTCGCCGTCCTCGAACGCGATTACTACCGCTTCGCAGCGGCGACGTTCGCCGGCAGCGTCGGCCGCCTGCTCGTGACGATGGGGCTCGCCAGCGGCACCGTCGCCGCGTTCGGTCTGTAG
- the mfnA gene encoding tyrosine decarboxylase MfnA, with product MRAEPQDFDRVLSSMCTEPHPAAREAAERFLATNPGDPGTYPTVAELERRVVDDLGTITGLDDPAGYVASGGTEANLQALRVARNRSDAESPNVVAPESVHFSFQKAAGVLDVDLRLAPVDDDYRADVAAVSDLADEETALVVGVAGSTEYGRVDPIPELGAVADEVGALLHVDAAWGGFVLPFTDREWNFSHAPVDTMTIDPHKVGQAAIPAGGFLARDESLLDALAVDTPYLESRGQATLTGTRSGAGVASAAAAIDALWPAGYREQYERSQALAEWLADALADRGYDVVDPVLPLVSADVPDREFAALRDEGWRIARTGADELRVVCMPHVTREMLEAFVGDVDAIRQRRNANI from the coding sequence ATGCGAGCCGAGCCGCAGGACTTCGACCGGGTGCTCTCCTCGATGTGCACCGAACCGCACCCGGCCGCGCGCGAGGCTGCCGAACGCTTCCTCGCAACGAACCCGGGCGACCCCGGCACGTACCCGACGGTCGCCGAACTGGAACGCCGGGTCGTCGACGACCTCGGGACGATAACCGGGCTGGACGACCCCGCGGGCTACGTCGCCAGCGGGGGCACGGAGGCGAACCTCCAGGCGCTCCGGGTGGCCCGCAACCGCTCCGACGCCGAGTCCCCGAACGTCGTCGCCCCCGAGAGCGTCCACTTCAGCTTCCAGAAGGCCGCGGGCGTGCTCGACGTGGACCTCAGACTCGCGCCCGTCGACGACGACTACCGCGCCGACGTCGCGGCGGTTTCCGACCTCGCCGACGAGGAGACGGCGCTCGTCGTCGGCGTCGCCGGATCGACCGAGTACGGGCGCGTCGACCCGATCCCCGAACTCGGCGCGGTCGCCGACGAGGTCGGCGCGCTGCTGCACGTCGACGCGGCGTGGGGCGGCTTCGTCCTCCCCTTCACCGACCGCGAGTGGAACTTCTCGCACGCGCCGGTCGACACGATGACCATCGACCCCCACAAGGTGGGGCAGGCCGCCATCCCCGCCGGCGGCTTCCTCGCCCGCGACGAGTCGCTGCTCGACGCCCTCGCGGTCGACACGCCGTACCTCGAATCGCGGGGGCAGGCGACGCTGACCGGCACCCGGAGCGGCGCGGGCGTCGCCAGCGCCGCGGCGGCCATCGACGCGCTGTGGCCTGCCGGCTACCGCGAGCAGTACGAGCGCTCGCAGGCGCTCGCGGAGTGGCTGGCCGACGCGCTCGCCGACCGCGGTTACGACGTCGTCGACCCGGTGCTCCCCCTCGTCTCGGCGGACGTGCCGGACCGGGAGTTCGCTGCGCTCCGCGACGAGGGGTGGCGCATCGCCCGGACGGGCGCGGACGAACTCCGCGTCGTCTGCATGCCCCACGTCACCCGGGAGATGCTCGAAGCGTTCGTCGGCGACGTGGACGCGATCCGACAGCGTCGAAACGCCAACATTTAG
- the ppsA gene encoding phosphoenolpyruvate synthase, whose protein sequence is MPVLSLEEIGAEDIDDVGGKGASLGELTGAGLPVPPGFVVTAGTYRTFIEEAGIDEELFEVVDVDVEDSSALAEAADRAQELILGAEFPDSLRKEVLGSYSKLGDGEAFVAVRSSATAEDLPDASFAGQQETFLNVTAEDLLDRVRECWASLFTQRAIYYRKNQGFDHSVVNIAVVVQQMVDAEKSGVMFTSHPSTGDPRMIVESAWGLGEAVVSGSVSPDNYIIDRESGDLEEVTVAEKKIMHVRDDDTGETVEREVPAEKREERVLSDDELDRLRELGERVEDHYDTPQDVEWAIYDGEVYMLQSRPITTIDEGEIGEADESRVETDPTNGSGAANGAQATDGGGGVETASAESGSDDGILVRGLGSSPGNASGAVRIVGKLDELDKVGEGDIIVTQMTTPDMVPAMKRASGIVTDEGGMTSHAAIVSRELGVPAVVGAGNATTVLTDGQHVTLDGDKGAVRQGTEEPDEQREPIEEARPKTPVKPMTATEVKVNVSIPEAAERAAATGADGVGLLRIEHMILSLGQTPERYIEENGKRAYVDEIVDGVQGVAEEFYPRPVRTRTLDAPTDEFRELEGGEDEPDEHNPMLGYRGIRRSLDEPELFKCELEAFRRLYEMGYDNVEMMFPLVNDAEDVLRTKKLMEDVGIDPDKRTWGVMIETPASALGVEGMAEAGIDFASFGTNDLTQYTLAVDRNNGEVADRFDELHPAVLELIGDTIATCREYDVDTSICGQAGSKPKMVQFLVNEGVSSISANIDAVRDVQHEVKRVEQKLMIDSVR, encoded by the coding sequence ATGCCAGTACTGTCTCTGGAGGAGATCGGGGCGGAAGACATCGACGACGTCGGTGGCAAGGGCGCTTCGCTGGGCGAACTCACCGGCGCCGGACTGCCCGTTCCGCCGGGCTTCGTCGTCACTGCCGGCACCTACCGGACGTTCATCGAGGAGGCCGGGATCGACGAGGAACTGTTCGAGGTGGTGGACGTGGACGTCGAAGACTCTTCTGCCCTCGCCGAAGCGGCCGACCGCGCGCAGGAGCTGATCCTGGGCGCGGAGTTCCCCGACTCCCTCCGGAAGGAGGTACTCGGTTCGTACTCGAAGCTCGGCGACGGCGAGGCGTTCGTGGCGGTCCGCTCGTCGGCGACGGCGGAGGACCTGCCGGACGCGAGCTTCGCCGGACAGCAGGAGACGTTCCTCAACGTCACGGCGGAGGATCTGCTCGACCGGGTCCGCGAGTGCTGGGCTTCCCTGTTCACCCAGCGGGCCATCTACTACCGGAAGAACCAGGGGTTCGACCACAGCGTCGTCAACATCGCCGTCGTCGTCCAGCAGATGGTCGACGCCGAGAAGAGCGGCGTGATGTTCACCAGCCACCCCTCGACCGGCGACCCGCGGATGATCGTCGAGTCCGCGTGGGGCCTCGGCGAGGCGGTCGTCTCCGGCTCCGTGTCGCCCGACAACTACATCATCGACCGCGAGTCCGGCGACCTGGAGGAGGTGACCGTCGCGGAGAAGAAGATCATGCACGTCCGCGACGACGACACCGGCGAGACCGTCGAGCGCGAGGTGCCCGCGGAGAAACGCGAGGAGCGCGTCCTCTCGGACGACGAGCTCGACCGCCTGCGCGAACTCGGCGAGCGCGTCGAGGACCACTACGACACGCCCCAGGACGTCGAGTGGGCCATCTACGACGGCGAGGTGTACATGCTCCAGTCCCGGCCGATCACGACCATCGACGAGGGGGAGATCGGCGAGGCCGACGAGTCGCGCGTCGAGACCGACCCGACGAACGGCTCCGGCGCGGCGAACGGCGCTCAGGCCACTGACGGGGGCGGCGGGGTCGAGACGGCGAGCGCCGAGAGCGGCTCCGACGACGGCATCCTCGTCCGCGGGCTCGGCTCCAGCCCGGGGAACGCGAGCGGCGCGGTCCGTATCGTCGGCAAACTCGACGAACTCGACAAGGTCGGCGAGGGAGACATCATCGTCACCCAGATGACCACGCCGGACATGGTCCCCGCGATGAAGCGCGCGTCCGGCATCGTCACGGACGAGGGCGGGATGACCAGTCACGCCGCCATCGTCTCCCGCGAGCTGGGCGTCCCCGCGGTCGTCGGCGCGGGCAACGCGACGACGGTGCTCACGGACGGCCAGCACGTCACCCTCGACGGCGACAAGGGGGCCGTCCGTCAGGGTACCGAAGAGCCCGACGAGCAGCGCGAGCCGATCGAGGAGGCCCGGCCGAAGACGCCGGTCAAGCCGATGACCGCGACGGAGGTCAAGGTGAACGTCTCCATCCCGGAGGCCGCCGAGCGCGCCGCGGCGACCGGCGCGGACGGCGTCGGCCTCCTCCGGATCGAGCACATGATCCTCTCGCTCGGCCAGACGCCCGAGCGGTACATCGAGGAAAACGGCAAGCGCGCCTACGTCGACGAGATCGTCGACGGCGTTCAGGGGGTCGCCGAGGAGTTCTACCCCCGACCGGTCCGCACCCGGACGCTCGACGCGCCGACCGACGAGTTCCGCGAGCTCGAAGGCGGCGAGGACGAGCCCGACGAGCACAACCCGATGCTGGGCTACCGCGGCATCCGCCGCAGCCTCGACGAGCCGGAGCTGTTCAAGTGCGAGCTCGAGGCGTTCCGGCGGCTCTACGAGATGGGCTACGACAACGTCGAGATGATGTTCCCGCTGGTCAACGACGCCGAGGACGTCCTCCGCACGAAGAAGCTCATGGAGGACGTCGGCATCGACCCCGACAAGCGGACGTGGGGCGTGATGATCGAGACGCCCGCGTCGGCGCTCGGCGTCGAGGGGATGGCCGAAGCGGGCATCGACTTCGCCTCCTTCGGGACGAACGACCTCACGCAGTACACGCTCGCGGTCGACCGCAACAACGGGGAGGTCGCCGACCGCTTCGACGAGCTCCACCCTGCCGTACTGGAGCTCATCGGCGACACCATCGCGACCTGCCGCGAGTACGACGTCGACACGAGCATCTGCGGCCAGGCCGGCTCGAAGCCGAAGATGGTGCAGTTCCTCGTCAACGAGGGCGTCAGCTCCATCTCCGCGAACATCGACGCCGTCCGCGACGTCCAGCACGAGGTCAAACGCGTCGAGCAGAAGCTGATGATCGACTCGGTGCGGTAA
- a CDS encoding zinc ribbon domain-containing protein → MNTTQALRLALYYRGLSALSFAVGIGIAVVGLGVGLGETVAILAADFPSRVDEAVAAANLPVALGSAVVGVLVWQVGSWAAFFLAIDRAVDAEPADAPADGTRDDDRSVVAETEDEAENASAASPRQDPIVPSSSGGNADGSASADRQSEALGSGPTVGAEGAPDDGASASAGRTGSPQPHDDDTDPAASTDEGSGETLAADAENVFDDEAADAPVDAVTCGDCGYPNKEGVSFCANCGAEL, encoded by the coding sequence ATGAACACGACGCAAGCGCTTCGCCTCGCACTGTACTATCGGGGACTGTCGGCTCTCTCGTTCGCCGTCGGCATCGGGATCGCGGTGGTCGGCCTGGGCGTCGGCCTCGGCGAGACCGTCGCGATCCTCGCCGCGGACTTCCCGTCGCGGGTCGACGAGGCCGTCGCCGCGGCGAACCTGCCGGTCGCGCTCGGGTCGGCGGTCGTCGGCGTCCTCGTCTGGCAGGTCGGGTCGTGGGCCGCGTTCTTCCTCGCGATCGACAGAGCGGTCGACGCCGAACCGGCCGACGCGCCCGCGGACGGGACGCGCGACGACGACCGGAGCGTCGTCGCCGAGACCGAAGACGAAGCCGAGAACGCGTCGGCGGCGTCGCCCCGGCAGGACCCGATCGTCCCCTCCTCGTCGGGCGGGAACGCCGACGGTAGCGCCTCCGCCGACCGGCAGTCGGAAGCCCTCGGGAGCGGGCCGACGGTCGGCGCCGAAGGCGCGCCCGACGACGGCGCGAGTGCGTCCGCCGGCCGAACCGGGTCGCCACAACCGCACGACGACGACACCGATCCCGCCGCGTCGACGGACGAGGGTTCGGGAGAGACGCTCGCGGCCGACGCCGAGAACGTGTTCGACGACGAGGCGGCGGACGCGCCGGTCGACGCCGTCACCTGCGGGGACTGCGGCTACCCGAACAAGGAAGGCGTCTCCTTCTGCGCGAACTGCGGCGCGGAGCTCTAG
- a CDS encoding PhzF family phenazine biosynthesis protein, with translation MVRQVRTALVDAFTDEPLTGNAAGVVPDADGLSASQMQAVARELAVSETAFLLPSGPADRKVRYFTPTQEVDLCGHATIAAHAFLRDDGAIDAGEHTLETEVGVLDVDVEDDGTVWMTQDDPSVRRVDVEYDRLAEALDVPVGSLQDIGADLPLAVASTGLPFLMVPVNFLEHVGNADPDLAAVEAICDEVDATGLYLFTFDALDGDATLHARMFAPGAGVPEDPVTGTASGAAGAYLREVSAFDGELPDEMAFEQGHYLDRPGRVRVRVGESVRVGGEGVLALDGTLSVPADDEDEILEA, from the coding sequence ATGGTCAGACAGGTCCGCACCGCCCTCGTGGACGCGTTCACCGACGAACCCCTGACGGGCAACGCCGCCGGCGTCGTCCCGGACGCGGACGGCCTCTCGGCGAGCCAGATGCAGGCGGTCGCCCGCGAACTCGCCGTCAGCGAGACGGCCTTTCTCCTGCCGAGCGGCCCCGCGGACCGCAAGGTGCGGTACTTCACGCCGACGCAGGAGGTCGACCTCTGCGGCCACGCGACGATCGCGGCGCACGCCTTCCTCCGCGATGACGGCGCCATCGACGCGGGCGAGCACACGCTGGAGACCGAGGTCGGCGTGCTCGACGTCGACGTCGAGGACGACGGGACCGTTTGGATGACGCAGGACGACCCCTCCGTCCGGCGGGTCGACGTCGAGTACGACCGGCTCGCCGAAGCGCTCGACGTGCCGGTCGGATCGCTGCAGGACATCGGCGCCGACCTGCCGCTCGCGGTCGCCTCGACGGGCCTTCCGTTCCTGATGGTGCCGGTCAACTTCCTGGAACACGTCGGGAACGCGGACCCCGACCTCGCCGCGGTCGAGGCGATCTGCGACGAGGTCGACGCGACCGGCCTCTACCTGTTCACGTTCGACGCGCTGGACGGCGACGCGACGCTCCACGCGCGCATGTTCGCCCCCGGGGCGGGCGTGCCCGAGGATCCCGTCACGGGGACGGCGAGCGGCGCGGCCGGCGCGTACCTCCGCGAGGTGAGCGCCTTCGACGGCGAACTCCCAGACGAGATGGCGTTCGAACAGGGCCATTACCTCGACCGGCCCGGACGAGTGCGGGTCCGCGTCGGCGAGTCCGTGCGCGTCGGCGGCGAGGGCGTCCTCGCGCTCGACGGGACGCTGTCGGTGCCGGCGGACGACGAGGACGAGATACTGGAAGCCTAG